The Corvus moneduloides isolate bCorMon1 chromosome 5, bCorMon1.pri, whole genome shotgun sequence genome includes a region encoding these proteins:
- the LOC116444580 gene encoding homeobox protein HMX1-like isoform X1: protein MVQLGGGRRAPPAPAAPPAFSIDSILQPGPRRPAREQGTARCALPEEEEEEEEEGEGPEEQDPSKGSSDSGSESRRLRAEGKSRSFRSEGGDTGSPLPTERLHIPRQPPQREAGGCGSENGRSSAAGGRKKTRTIFSKSQVFQLESTFDVKRYLSSSERAGLAAALHLTETQVKIWFQNRRNKLKRQMSSEPEGQGPGPAEPPGEPQVPAAAAALSFPSLYKDSPLLSRCLLPLPFPLLCPGSAIPYLCLPGPGKHFSLVDGDV from the exons ATGGTGCAGCTCGGGGGCGGCCGCCGAGCCCCACCagccccggccgcgccgccggcCTTCAGCATCGACAGCATCCTGcagcccggcccccgccgcccggccagggagcagggcacagcccgCTGCGCGCTGCcggaggaagaggaagaggaggaagaggagggagaggggccTGAGGAGCAAGACCCCAGTAAAGGCTCCAGCGACTCGG GCAGCGAGTCCCGCCGGCTCCGGGCAGAAGGGAAGAGCCGCAGCTTCCGCTCCGAGGGCGGGGATACGGGGTCCCCGCTCCCCACGGAGAGGCTACACATCCCCCGGCAGCCGCCGCAGAGAGAGGCCGGGGGCTGCGGCTCGGAGAACGGCAGATCGTCGGCGGCGGGCGGCAGGAAGAAGACGCGGACCATCTTCTCCAAGAGCCAGGTGTTCCAGCTGGAGTCCACCTTCGATGTGAAGCGCTACCTGAGCAGCTCCGAGCGGGCCGGGCTGGCCGCCGCGCTGCACCTCACTGAGACCCAGGTGAAGATCTGGTTCCAGAACCGCCGCAACAAGCTCAAGAGACAAATGTCGTCCGAGCCCGAGGGCCAGGGGCCGGGGCCCGCCGAGCCTCCCGGGGAGCCGCAGgtccccgctgccgccgcggcTCTCTCCTTCCCGTCCCTCTACAAGGACAGCCCCCTGCTTAGCCGCTGCTTGCTGCCGCTGCcttttcccctgctctgcccgGGCAGCGCCATCCCCTACCTCTGCCTCCCCGGGCCGGGCAAACACTTCAGCCTGGTGGACGGGGACGTATAG
- the LOC116444580 gene encoding homeobox protein HMX1-like isoform X2: MPPHTHQPASRVLCPPPGFLGLSVPCHTGGRGISSDPYGSASPSCSPLEGSESRRLRAEGKSRSFRSEGGDTGSPLPTERLHIPRQPPQREAGGCGSENGRSSAAGGRKKTRTIFSKSQVFQLESTFDVKRYLSSSERAGLAAALHLTETQVKIWFQNRRNKLKRQMSSEPEGQGPGPAEPPGEPQVPAAAAALSFPSLYKDSPLLSRCLLPLPFPLLCPGSAIPYLCLPGPGKHFSLVDGDV, translated from the exons ATGCCGCCGCACACGCACCAACCTGCTTCCAGGGTGTTGTGCCCCCCTCCCGGCTTCCTGGGGCTGTCTGTGCCGTGTCATACCGGGGGCAGAGGGATTTCCTCGGATCCTTATGGAAGCGCCtcaccctcctgctcccctctggaGG GCAGCGAGTCCCGCCGGCTCCGGGCAGAAGGGAAGAGCCGCAGCTTCCGCTCCGAGGGCGGGGATACGGGGTCCCCGCTCCCCACGGAGAGGCTACACATCCCCCGGCAGCCGCCGCAGAGAGAGGCCGGGGGCTGCGGCTCGGAGAACGGCAGATCGTCGGCGGCGGGCGGCAGGAAGAAGACGCGGACCATCTTCTCCAAGAGCCAGGTGTTCCAGCTGGAGTCCACCTTCGATGTGAAGCGCTACCTGAGCAGCTCCGAGCGGGCCGGGCTGGCCGCCGCGCTGCACCTCACTGAGACCCAGGTGAAGATCTGGTTCCAGAACCGCCGCAACAAGCTCAAGAGACAAATGTCGTCCGAGCCCGAGGGCCAGGGGCCGGGGCCCGCCGAGCCTCCCGGGGAGCCGCAGgtccccgctgccgccgcggcTCTCTCCTTCCCGTCCCTCTACAAGGACAGCCCCCTGCTTAGCCGCTGCTTGCTGCCGCTGCcttttcccctgctctgcccgGGCAGCGCCATCCCCTACCTCTGCCTCCCCGGGCCGGGCAAACACTTCAGCCTGGTGGACGGGGACGTATAG